The genomic stretch TATGAGAATATTATGAAGCAAACAAGCGAAGAAATTTCAACGATATTCAAAGGACTTTGCGACGAGAACAGGGTCCAAATACTCAAGCTATTGCGCAAAAAAGAACTTTGCGCTTGCCACCTTCTCGAAAAAATGCAACTCAGCCAACCTACGCTGTCTCATCACATGAAAATA from uncultured Fibrobacter sp. encodes the following:
- a CDS encoding helix-turn-helix transcriptional regulator, giving the protein MKQTSEEISTIFKGLCDENRVQILKLLRKKELCACHLLEKMQLSQPTLSHHMKILCDSGLVVGRKEGKWMHYSISKDGAQAAIKCIFDLTATGEYNNG